A stretch of DNA from Campylobacter concisus:
AAGAAGAGAAATTAATAAAACTATTCGTTAGAGATTTTATACAATTTTGCTTCTTGTGTTGGTTAAAAAACATAGTTTATCTCTTAAATTTATCCTAACCTTTTCAACCGCTTTTAGTTAAAATAATAAAAATTTTAAGCCAAGGAGCTAAAATGAAAATTTTATCACTGCTTACGGCGCTACTTTTTGGAGCGGTATGTGGCTTTGCAAATGATGGCAAAGTAAGAAGTATCGACATCTACGTCACGCCATACTACTCAGCAAATGCTGGCAAGGTGGAGTACGTAAAGGTCTATGACAAGATAGATAAGCTTTTAAAAAGTGGCAAAGAAGAGGACTTTAAAAAGGCTGAAAAGATCGTGCAAGACGCCCCACAAATGGTCTCTCCGATAACTCTTTTTGTTCTTTCAGCTCGCGCATACGATCTTGGACTTCGCGATGATGCGGTATTTTGGTTTTATGCGGCAAAAAATCGCGCGATCTTGCTAAGAGGCGTTATAGACATGGAGGGCGAGAAATTTACTGACGTGGTGGCCGCGATAGGGGCGTTTATGAAGCTTGTTGGCGACGTGGTCAATCCTTATGCATTTTGCGATATCAGAAAGCAACAAGAGATCGCTGATAAAGCGCTTGAATGGACTAAGAAAAATGCCTATGAAGCGATGTTCTCGCCAGAATTTAGCTCGCCTCACGAAGATAGAAAAGCAGCCCTTGCAAAAGGCATAGAAAAGCTAGAAGCGCGCAATAAAAAAGAGAAAGATTACTTTTTAGACAAAGACAATCTTGCTAACTTTAAAGCTATGCGCAAGCAAAATGGCACTGATGAGAAATTTTGCTTCTAAGTAGCGAGAAAAACTGAAAATTTGCTTGTAAATTTAGCTTTTGCTTTATGCTAAAAAGGCAAATTTACAAGCTATCTCTATTTTATGTCACGACAGGTTTGCTTAAATTTCGCTCTTTTAGAAGAGTAGCAAAATCACAAAAAATGAGAATAAAAAATGACTTTGGAATTTGGCGAACTTGAAAAAGTTGCAACGAATGATGGCTTTATCTGGTATGCCCAGACGTGGCTAAAAAGCGAAATTTTTGGCCAAGTGCTCTTTTGTCTTATCTCGGCAAATGGGGCAGACGTGGATGATGAGACGATTTTGCTTGCGCAGAGTATCGCTCAGGATATCGACCGGTACATAAAAGACGCACTTACGTTTTTGCGAGAGAAGCTTAAGCAAAAATGCCTTTTGAACAAGGATGAGCTTAGAGCGCTTGATGTGCCAGTTTGCGATCTGCCGTTTAGCTCGCCTCAATGCACCTTTTATGCGCACGATAAGCAGTGGCTGATGAGATTTGCCGAGGGTGCACTTGATATCTGCGAGCCTTTTGGTATTGGGGTGATTTTTGAAGGTGAAAAGCCACTTCGTTTAGAAAATTTAGAGCTTAGCCAAGAGTGCTAATCGCGGATAAATTTTGCTTTTAAACGGTGAGATAAATTTAGTTGCTGTTTTAGGTTTTTAGCCCAAAACAGCAAAAATTTGCATTTATGCGTTGCAACAACAATAATCACTCGGATCTTTTTCTTTTGTGATCCTAGCTCTTAGGTCGTGACGGATGATCTCTATCGACCAGAACCATATCATGTGGCCGACAAATTCAGATACATGCTCGTACCAAGGGAGTGTCCAAAGTGGTGGAGTAAGCCCCAAAATAGGTAATGTGATCACGTGAACAGCGATATTTACGATAATGCCAACTAGTAAGCCTTGCCATATTGTAATCTTTGGAAATTTCTCAGCCAAAACACAATAAGCAACCGCGAAAACGATCGAAAACAATATATGCGTCATCATTACGTAGTTAAATGCATGCCCTGCAAACTCGTAAATGGCGGCATTTGGATCGGCTACGCCCAAATAATCCCTTAAAAACACATAAGGCGGATTTAAGAAATTTCTAGAGCAATCGATCGCATCGGCTGCTCTAATGGCACTCTCTGGTCCGCAAGCAGCGTTAAACATATCCATCGGACTTCTTGGAGGAAGTGGGAATTCCGCTCCCCATTTGACAAAGGCTGAGACAACACCAGCGATAAGGCCGATTAACGCAGCCAGAGCAAATCTAGGTTTTGTTACTAAATTTGACATTTAAACCCCTTCTTTAAATTTGCAAAATCTTATTGCAATTTACTTTATGATAAGATTAATCATTATTAAAAATATAAAAATATTTAAAAATTTTAATGGACTTAAAATCATAAAATTTTTAGCCATTTTTGGCTAGACTAAGAAAAAATTTAAAGGAGAATAGATGTCTAAAGAGTTTAAAGATGCAAATGAATTTAAGGAATTTTTTGAAGAATTTAGAAAAAAAGATGGCTACAAAGATCCACTTGCTTTTGGTATCGCTAGGATCGATCGTGGACAAAAAAATACAGATAAAATTTTGCAAGCGACTTTTGCTGTTGTAAACTACAAAGAGAGCTTTTTAAGCGCAGCTGCTTATATCTATGCTTTGCAAAAATGTGATGTTAAGGTTGATTTTAACGGCTCTGAATTTGTAGCTGATCTTACACCAAAAGTAGTGAAAAAAGCCAGCAAGCTCTTTAGCGTCTTTGAAAAAGAGATAAGCTCTCATAAAAATGTACAAAATTTGCATGCTGTAAAAATGGCATTCGATGACGATCTTGAACTAAATGAGAATAAATTTAAGCTTGTGTTTTTATTTGATGATGCAAAACCACTTAGCGTGGAGGCCGTATATCTCAAGCTTTACTTGATCTCGCTTGGCAAGGTTGCACCTAGGACGATCGTGCTTGATGGAGCTTTTGGTGTGTTACCAAACGTTGCATGGACTAGCCAAAATACGCCGATTGAGCTTGAATGGTTAAGAGAAAATGAAATTTCTCTAAAGATGTTTGGCGAATACCCAGCGATCGTTAGCGTCGATAAATTCCCAAGATTTTTAAGCCATATTATTCCAGCTGATAATACGAGAATTTTAGACTCAGCCAAGGTTCGCATGGGCGCTGCCGTGTATCCTGGTACAGTCGTTATGCCAGGTGCTGCCTACATTAACTTTAACGCAGGTACAACCGGTGGGGTGATGGTTGAAGGTAGGGTTAGCAGCTCTGTCGTAGTTGGCGAGGGTAGTGACGTAGGTGGCGGAGCTAGCATACTTGGCGTACTAAGTGGCACAAACGGCAACCCTGTAAGCATCGGCAAACATTGCTTGCTTGGCGCAAACTCAGTCACGGGTGTACCTCTTGGTGATAACTGCATCGTGGATGCTGGTATAGCAGTACTTGAGGGCACAAAGGTCTATATATCAGCTAGCGAGCGCGAAAAGCTAGCTAAGCTAAATCCAGAGTTTAAATTTGAAGCTGAAATTTACAAAGCACTTGAGCTTGGCGGGCTAAACGGACTTCATTTTAGACAAAACAGCCAAACAGGTCAGATCACTGCAAGTGCGAGCAAAAGGGCGATCAAGCTAAATGAGGCACTTCATTAAAGGAGCTAGCATGAAAGTTGGCATTTTGATGTTTGACAAGCTAAATCTACTAAGCTTTGCCAAAATTTATGATTTTTTACATAAATTTGAGGATTTTAATATCAAGACCTATGCTCTAAAGCCTGAAATAGTCGATGAATTTGGTATCAGGCTTCATCCAGAAATTTATGCTGAGAGTCTTTATGGTGTGGATATCTTAGTCGTGCCAGATGGCGTTGGAGCACTTGGATTAAGATACGATGAGATATTTTTAAGCTGGGTTAAAAGCTCAGCAAGTGCGAAATTTAAGATAGGTTTTGACCTTGGCGTGCTTATCCTTGGTGGGGCTAGATTTCTGGAAGATAGAGAGGCTTGCATAAGGGGCGGATACAAAAACGCACTTAGTGACTACTGTGATGTTAATGATGCTAAGATGTGCGAAAGTAGGGGTGTCATAAGCGTTAGTGAATTTGATGATAGAATCAAAGAACAGCTGACAACGATGCTGGGTAAAGATAAATTTTAAGAGTTTTGAGCTTTAAATTTTTTAGTTTAGTGGGTT
This window harbors:
- a CDS encoding cytochrome-c oxidase, encoding MKILSLLTALLFGAVCGFANDGKVRSIDIYVTPYYSANAGKVEYVKVYDKIDKLLKSGKEEDFKKAEKIVQDAPQMVSPITLFVLSARAYDLGLRDDAVFWFYAAKNRAILLRGVIDMEGEKFTDVVAAIGAFMKLVGDVVNPYAFCDIRKQQEIADKALEWTKKNAYEAMFSPEFSSPHEDRKAALAKGIEKLEARNKKEKDYFLDKDNLANFKAMRKQNGTDEKFCF
- a CDS encoding 2,3,4,5-tetrahydropyridine-2,6-carboxylate N-succinyltransferase; the encoded protein is MSKEFKDANEFKEFFEEFRKKDGYKDPLAFGIARIDRGQKNTDKILQATFAVVNYKESFLSAAAYIYALQKCDVKVDFNGSEFVADLTPKVVKKASKLFSVFEKEISSHKNVQNLHAVKMAFDDDLELNENKFKLVFLFDDAKPLSVEAVYLKLYLISLGKVAPRTIVLDGAFGVLPNVAWTSQNTPIELEWLRENEISLKMFGEYPAIVSVDKFPRFLSHIIPADNTRILDSAKVRMGAAVYPGTVVMPGAAYINFNAGTTGGVMVEGRVSSSVVVGEGSDVGGGASILGVLSGTNGNPVSIGKHCLLGANSVTGVPLGDNCIVDAGIAVLEGTKVYISASEREKLAKLNPEFKFEAEIYKALELGGLNGLHFRQNSQTGQITASASKRAIKLNEALH
- a CDS encoding YagU family protein; the protein is MSNLVTKPRFALAALIGLIAGVVSAFVKWGAEFPLPPRSPMDMFNAACGPESAIRAADAIDCSRNFLNPPYVFLRDYLGVADPNAAIYEFAGHAFNYVMMTHILFSIVFAVAYCVLAEKFPKITIWQGLLVGIIVNIAVHVITLPILGLTPPLWTLPWYEHVSEFVGHMIWFWSIEIIRHDLRARITKEKDPSDYCCCNA